The Thermus hydrothermalis nucleotide sequence AGCATCCTGCTGGAGGCTGGGCTAGACCCCTGGGTGCTCCTTGGCGGGGAGCTTTCCCTCCTTCCCGAGAACGCCCGCTTCGGCCTGGGCCCGCGGCTCGCCGAGGTGGACGAGTCGGACCCCCTCTTCCAGGAGGTGCGGGTAGGCATAGCGGTGGCCACCAACCTGGAGAAGGAGCACGTGGCCCCCGAGGGGAAGAAGGCCCCCAACTACCACGAGAGCCTCGAGGCCCTCCTCTCGGCCATGGCGGGCTTCCTGAGAAAGGCGGAGGTGGCCGTCCTCCCCGTCCATGACCCCCTCCTGGCGGCAGCAGCCCATGGCCTCACTCCCCTCCGCTTTGGCGAAGGGGGGGACCTGTGGGCGGAAGGGGTGGCGCTTTCCCCCACGGGAAGCCGGTTCCGCCTGGTCCACCGGGGAAAGGCCCTGGGGGAAGCGGAGCTCAAGGTGCCCGGGGCCCACAACGTGAAAAACGCCCTGGCCGCCGCCTTGGCCGCCTTGGCCTTGGGCGTGCCCGAAGGGGCCATCCTCCGGGGCCTCGCCCGCTTCCCCGGAGTGGGCCGGCGGTTTGAGCGCCTGGGGGAGGTGCGGGGAGCCTTGGTGGTGGACGACTACGCCCACCACCCCACGGAGGTGCGGGCCACCCTAAACGCCGCCAAGCTTCTGGGCCGCCGGGTGCGGGTCCTCTTCCAGCCCCACCGCCTCTTCCGCACCCTGGAGCTTTGGGAGGAGTTCGCCAGGGCCCTCGAGGCGGCGGAGGAAGTGGTGGTCCTCCCCGTCTACACCGCAGGGGAAAGGGGCGAGGTCTCCCCCGAAGCCCTCTCCCAAAGGATCGCCGAACGCCTTGCCGCTTCGGGCAAGGAAGCCCGTTTCCTCCCTCCGGAGGAGGCCCTGGCCTACGCCAAGGCCACGGCAAGGCCTGAGGACCTCTGGCTTGCCCTAGGGGCGGGGGACGTTACCGAACTTGCCCGGAGGCTCGTCCGTGAAGGTTGAGCGGGTGCTCCTAAGGGACTACACCACCCTGGGCGTGGGGGGGCCGGCGGAGCTTTGGACGGTGGAAACCCGGGAAGACCTCAAGCGGGCCACCGAGGCCCCCTACCGCATCCTGGGCAACGGCTCCAACCTCCTGGTGATGGACGAGGGGGTGCCGGAAAGGGTGATCCGCCTAGCCGGCGAGTTCCAGGCCTACGACCTAAGGGGATGGGTGGGGGCGGGCGCGCTCCTCCCCCTCCTCGTCCAGGAGGCAGCCCGGGCCGGGCTTTCGGGGCTAGAGGGGCTTCTCGGCATCCCCGCCCAGGTGGGAGGGGCGGTGAAGATGAACGCCGGCACCCGCTTCGGCGAGATGGCGGACGCCCTGGAGGTGGTGGAGATCTTCCACGACGGGGCCTTCCACCTCTACCGGCCGGAGGAGCTCGGCTTCGGCTACCGGCAAAGCCGCCTGCCCCCTGGGGGCATCGTGACCCGGGTGCGCCTCAGGCTCAAGGAGCGGCCCGTGGAGGAAATCCTCAAGCGCATGGCCGAGGTGGACGCCGCCCGCAAAGGGCAGCCCAAGCGGAGGAGCGCGGGGTGCGCCTTCAAGAACCCTCCAGGCCAGTCGGCGGGGCGGCTCATTGACCAAAGGGGCCTTAAGGGCCTACGGGTGGGGGACGCCATGGTATCCCTGGAACACGGCAACTTCATCGTCAACCTGGGACAGGCCACGGCCAAGGACGTGCTGGCGCTTGTGCAACGCATCCAGGAAGAGCTTCCCCTGGAGCTGGAGTGGGAGGTGTGGCCTTGAAGGCTAAGCCTTGCGTAAGGCCAAGGGGGTAAGATGAAGCTAGTGCGCGCCCTCTTCCTCCTCCTTCTCCTCGGCACCCTCCACGTGGGAAGCCTGGTCCTATTCCCGGTGGAGGAGGTGGAGGTGGTGGGCTTACGCCACCTCGAGGAAAAAGCCGTTTTGGCCAAGGCCCGCCTCCACCCGGGAGACCCCTGGCTTTGGGTCCTCCCCTCCCGCCTCTCCCCTCTCCTCCAGGACCCCTGGGTGGCGGAGGCCCGCCTGGAGAAGCCCAAACCCGGGGTGGTGCGCCTTTTCCTGCGGGAGCGGGAACCCTTCCTCCCCCTGGCAGGGGGCGCCGCCTTAGCCACGGACGGCACCCTCCTCCCGGGCGGGGCCCCGTACGCCCCGGGGCCTCGGGTGGAGGGAAAGGGTCCCTTGCCCACCCAAAGCCTCTTGGCCCTGGCCCGGGCTTACCCGAAGGCCAAGCGCATCCGCTATACCCCGGCAGGCTTTTACGTGGAGCTTCCTGGCACCACCCTCTTTGCCGCAAGCGCTGAACTTCTGCTAGAGTATGCGCAAGCGACCTGGCCCCAGGGCCACGTGTACCTGTATTCTTGGGGGGTGAGTTTACGCCCATGATTATCGCAGGATTGGACGTCGGCACCAGCAAGGTTACCACCGTCATCGGGGAGCTCGCCCCCGATGGCGTCCTGGACATTATCGGCGAGGGCACCGCCCCTTCCCAGGGCATGCGGCGGGGCGTGGTGGTGAACCTGGAGCGCACCACGGAGGCCATCCGCCAAAGCGTCCACCAGGCGGAGCGGGTGGCCGGGGTACGGGTGGAACGGGTGGTCCTCTCCGTGGGAGGGCCCCACCTAAGGAGCGTCACCAGCCACGGCCTGGCCGCCATCCGCCGCGGGCAGAGCATCACGGAGGCGGACGTGGAGCGGGCCGTGGAGCAGGCCAAGGCCTACCCCTTTGACGCCGAGCAGGAACTCCTCCACGCCCTGCCCCTGGAGTTCAAGGTGGACGGGCAGGAGGGGATCCGGGACCCCGTGGGCATGGCGGGGGTGCGCCTCGAGGTGGACGTCCACCTGATCGCCGCCGGGCGGGGGCCTTTGGCCAACCTCCGCCGGGCGGTGGAGGCGGCGGGGCTAGAGGTGGAAGCCCTGGTGGCCCAGCCCCTGGCGAGCGGCCTGGGCGTCCTAGGCCCCGACGAGGAGCACATGACCGTCCTCCTCTTGGACGTGGGCGGGGGGACCACGGACGTGGCCGTCTTCCGGGAAGGTAGGCTCGCCCACTCCGCCGTCTTGCCCCTCGGGGGGGACCACGTGAGCCAGGACATCGCCCAGCTCCTCAAGATCCCCTTTGAGGAGGCGGAGAGGGTCAAGCGCAAGTACGGGGCGGCGCTTCCGGAGCTCGCCGACCCCGAGCTCGTCTTGGAGATTAACCAGGAAGGGGGCTCCTTGGGCGAGGTGCCGGCGCCGGAGCTTGCCCGCATCATCCGGCCCAGGCTCCGGGAAATCCTCCACCTGGCCCGCCAGTCCGTGGACGAAGCCATAGGGCCTTTGGAGATCAAGGTGAACCGCGTGGTCCTCACGGGGGGCACCGCCCTTCTCCGGGGGTTTGACCTTTTGGCCCGGCAACAGTACAGCCTCCCCGTGCGCCTGGGCAAACCCCAGGGCGTCTCCGGCCTCACCGACGTGGTGGCCACCCCCGCCCACGCCACCGCCGTGGGCCTGGTCCGCCACGGAGCCACCTTGCCCGTGCGCATGGCGGAGCCCAAACGCCCGCAGAAAAAGGAAAAACGGCAAGAAACCGGCAAATCCGAGGGCCTCTGGGCCCGCATCAAGGAAATTCTCAACAATCTATTTTGAATCGCAATTTGGGAGAGGAGGCAGAGATGGAGGGAGCGGTCATCAAGGTCATCGGGCTCGGGGGGGCGGGGAACAACGCCGTGAACCGCATGATTGAGGCAGGGCTTCAGGGGGTGGAGTTCATCGCCGCCAACACCGACGCCCAGGTCCTGGCCAAGAGCCTGGCGGACGTGCGCATCCAGCTTGGGGAGAAGCTCACCCGGGGCCTGGGGGCGGGGGCCAACCCCGAGATTGGGGAAAAGGCGGCCCAGGAGGCGGAGGACCTCATCGCCGAGGCTTTGGAAGGGGCGGACCTGGTCTTCATCACCGCCGGGATGGGGGGCGGCACCGGCACGGGAAGCGCCCCCGTGGTGGCCGAGATCGCCAAGCGCCTAGGCGCCCTCACCGTGGGCGT carries:
- the murC gene encoding UDP-N-acetylmuramate--L-alanine ligase, which encodes MKRAHVMGIEGVGMSALARLLRAEGVEVTGCDLAPGKRALALGVPVYPGHDPAHLGAEDTLIVPTPIPLDHPEVLEARRRGMRVLRRMELLAHLLAQKPSLGVTGTHGKTTTTGMLASILLEAGLDPWVLLGGELSLLPENARFGLGPRLAEVDESDPLFQEVRVGIAVATNLEKEHVAPEGKKAPNYHESLEALLSAMAGFLRKAEVAVLPVHDPLLAAAAHGLTPLRFGEGGDLWAEGVALSPTGSRFRLVHRGKALGEAELKVPGAHNVKNALAAALAALALGVPEGAILRGLARFPGVGRRFERLGEVRGALVVDDYAHHPTEVRATLNAAKLLGRRVRVLFQPHRLFRTLELWEEFARALEAAEEVVVLPVYTAGERGEVSPEALSQRIAERLAASGKEARFLPPEEALAYAKATARPEDLWLALGAGDVTELARRLVREG
- a CDS encoding UDP-N-acetylmuramate dehydrogenase, encoding MKVERVLLRDYTTLGVGGPAELWTVETREDLKRATEAPYRILGNGSNLLVMDEGVPERVIRLAGEFQAYDLRGWVGAGALLPLLVQEAARAGLSGLEGLLGIPAQVGGAVKMNAGTRFGEMADALEVVEIFHDGAFHLYRPEELGFGYRQSRLPPGGIVTRVRLRLKERPVEEILKRMAEVDAARKGQPKRRSAGCAFKNPPGQSAGRLIDQRGLKGLRVGDAMVSLEHGNFIVNLGQATAKDVLALVQRIQEELPLELEWEVWP
- a CDS encoding FtsQ-type POTRA domain-containing protein; the protein is MKLVRALFLLLLLGTLHVGSLVLFPVEEVEVVGLRHLEEKAVLAKARLHPGDPWLWVLPSRLSPLLQDPWVAEARLEKPKPGVVRLFLREREPFLPLAGGAALATDGTLLPGGAPYAPGPRVEGKGPLPTQSLLALARAYPKAKRIRYTPAGFYVELPGTTLFAASAELLLEYAQATWPQGHVYLYSWGVSLRP
- the ftsA gene encoding cell division protein FtsA, whose protein sequence is MIIAGLDVGTSKVTTVIGELAPDGVLDIIGEGTAPSQGMRRGVVVNLERTTEAIRQSVHQAERVAGVRVERVVLSVGGPHLRSVTSHGLAAIRRGQSITEADVERAVEQAKAYPFDAEQELLHALPLEFKVDGQEGIRDPVGMAGVRLEVDVHLIAAGRGPLANLRRAVEAAGLEVEALVAQPLASGLGVLGPDEEHMTVLLLDVGGGTTDVAVFREGRLAHSAVLPLGGDHVSQDIAQLLKIPFEEAERVKRKYGAALPELADPELVLEINQEGGSLGEVPAPELARIIRPRLREILHLARQSVDEAIGPLEIKVNRVVLTGGTALLRGFDLLARQQYSLPVRLGKPQGVSGLTDVVATPAHATAVGLVRHGATLPVRMAEPKRPQKKEKRQETGKSEGLWARIKEILNNLF